From the genome of Papaver somniferum cultivar HN1 chromosome 2, ASM357369v1, whole genome shotgun sequence, one region includes:
- the LOC113350365 gene encoding factor of DNA methylation 1-like isoform X2, with protein MGTHLYQEMRRLQSLVSSLTAEIDVKNERMEYMERRTTDLSTSLAIMTVERDKLNQAFLQLSTSLNRMTEERDQLIQAHLEEMRSMQRIVYENEMLMRDLETRNRELEQQRREINKREAQLDLRSKQLSLLREEVTRKLSTVQQNFERAKDTSNGENVQALTEVEDMRKKLEEKDYELDSLTNLNNTLIAKERGSNHELQEARKVLIEGLDGFANNGTRPPVIGIKRMGELNDKPFRDICIKKFSATEWETKSVELCSLWQNRIQDSGWYPYKHVTVDKKPHEVINEDDTKLRELKDEWGKEVHDAVASASLEMNEYNASGRYPVRELWNFKEGRQASLKEVMEYVLQKLKALKSVKRRR; from the exons ATGGGAACTCACTTATATCAAGAGATGAGGAGACTGCAGAGTCTTGTGTCTAGCCTAACTGCAGAGATAGATGTAAAGAATGAAAGGATGGAATACATGGAAAGAAGGACGACCGACTTATCTACGTCCCTTGCTATAATGACTGTTGAGAGAGATAAACTGAATCAAGCTTTTCTTCAGCTCTCCACGTCACTTAATAGAATGACGGAAGAAAGGGATCAGCTAATTCAAGCTCATCTTGAAG AGATGAGAAGTATGCAGAGGATTGTGTACGAGAATGAGATGCTTATGAGGGACTTAGAGACTCGCAATAGAGAACTCGAGCAGCAACGTAGGGAGATTAACAAGCGTGAGGCCCAATTGGATCTCAGAAGCAAGCAACTTTCTCTCTTAAGGGAAGAG GTTACAAGAAAGCTAAGTACTGTGCAACAGAATTTTGAAAGAGCGAAAGATACAAGTAATGGAGAAAATGTTCAAGCCTTAACAGAGGTGGAGGATATGCGCAAAAAACTGGAAGAGAAAGATTATGAGTTGGATAGTTTGACTAATCTAAATAACACCCTTATCGCCAAAGAGCGCGGAAGTAACCATGAGCTACAGGAGGCACGCAAAGTTTTGATCGAG GGTTTAGATGGGTTTGCAAATAATGGTACGCGTCCTCCTGTAATTGGGATAAAACGGATGGGGGAGCTGAATGACAAACCATTTCGAGATATTTGCATCAAGAAGTTCTCAGCTACAGAATGGGAAACAAAATCTGTTGAGCTATGCTCGTTGTGGCAAAATAGAATACAAGATTCAGGGTGGTATCCTTATAAGCATGTGACAGTCGATAAAAAGCCTCAT GAAGTTATAAATGAAGATGATACAAAGTTGAGAGAGCTGAAAGATGAATGGGGCAAGGAAGTACATGATGCTGTAGCCAGTGCTTCACTGGAGATGAATGAGTACAATGCAAGTGGAAGATATCCAGTTCGGGAGCTTTGGAATTTCAAGGAAGGAAGGCAAGCCAGCTTGAAGGAAGTAATGGAGTACGTCCTACAAAAATTGAAAGCTCTTAAAAGTGTTAAACGTCGAAGATAA
- the LOC113350365 gene encoding factor of DNA methylation 1-like isoform X1 produces the protein MGRFINGLMFKNGGKGGNFDKPPLNTIWGETRKRNGGQIKKIIVGSSFMGTHLYQEMRRLQSLVSSLTAEIDVKNERMEYMERRTTDLSTSLAIMTVERDKLNQAFLQLSTSLNRMTEERDQLIQAHLEEMRSMQRIVYENEMLMRDLETRNRELEQQRREINKREAQLDLRSKQLSLLREEVTRKLSTVQQNFERAKDTSNGENVQALTEVEDMRKKLEEKDYELDSLTNLNNTLIAKERGSNHELQEARKVLIEGLDGFANNGTRPPVIGIKRMGELNDKPFRDICIKKFSATEWETKSVELCSLWQNRIQDSGWYPYKHVTVDKKPHEVINEDDTKLRELKDEWGKEVHDAVASASLEMNEYNASGRYPVRELWNFKEGRQASLKEVMEYVLQKLKALKSVKRRR, from the exons ATGGGGAGGTTTATCAATGGGTTAATGTTTAAAaatggaggaaaagggggaaattTTGATAAACCCCCTCTTAATACCATCTGGGGTGAAACCAGAAAAAGAAATGGGGGACAAATTAAAAAG ATTATTGTTGGTTCGAGCTTCATGGGAACTCACTTATATCAAGAGATGAGGAGACTGCAGAGTCTTGTGTCTAGCCTAACTGCAGAGATAGATGTAAAGAATGAAAGGATGGAATACATGGAAAGAAGGACGACCGACTTATCTACGTCCCTTGCTATAATGACTGTTGAGAGAGATAAACTGAATCAAGCTTTTCTTCAGCTCTCCACGTCACTTAATAGAATGACGGAAGAAAGGGATCAGCTAATTCAAGCTCATCTTGAAG AGATGAGAAGTATGCAGAGGATTGTGTACGAGAATGAGATGCTTATGAGGGACTTAGAGACTCGCAATAGAGAACTCGAGCAGCAACGTAGGGAGATTAACAAGCGTGAGGCCCAATTGGATCTCAGAAGCAAGCAACTTTCTCTCTTAAGGGAAGAG GTTACAAGAAAGCTAAGTACTGTGCAACAGAATTTTGAAAGAGCGAAAGATACAAGTAATGGAGAAAATGTTCAAGCCTTAACAGAGGTGGAGGATATGCGCAAAAAACTGGAAGAGAAAGATTATGAGTTGGATAGTTTGACTAATCTAAATAACACCCTTATCGCCAAAGAGCGCGGAAGTAACCATGAGCTACAGGAGGCACGCAAAGTTTTGATCGAG GGTTTAGATGGGTTTGCAAATAATGGTACGCGTCCTCCTGTAATTGGGATAAAACGGATGGGGGAGCTGAATGACAAACCATTTCGAGATATTTGCATCAAGAAGTTCTCAGCTACAGAATGGGAAACAAAATCTGTTGAGCTATGCTCGTTGTGGCAAAATAGAATACAAGATTCAGGGTGGTATCCTTATAAGCATGTGACAGTCGATAAAAAGCCTCAT GAAGTTATAAATGAAGATGATACAAAGTTGAGAGAGCTGAAAGATGAATGGGGCAAGGAAGTACATGATGCTGTAGCCAGTGCTTCACTGGAGATGAATGAGTACAATGCAAGTGGAAGATATCCAGTTCGGGAGCTTTGGAATTTCAAGGAAGGAAGGCAAGCCAGCTTGAAGGAAGTAATGGAGTACGTCCTACAAAAATTGAAAGCTCTTAAAAGTGTTAAACGTCGAAGATAA